From the Streptomyces sp. 846.5 genome, the window AACACCGGGCGTCAATCGATCGTCCGTAGACTGATCCGATGTCGACGACAACTGACCTCCGCCGCACAGCCGACTTCAGGACGTCCTTCGCCCGGCGGCAGGCCGCCCTGCTGACCGGGTTTCCGGGCGGATTCGTGGTCCAGGACCCGGAGTTCGCCGGATCGCACGAGCACAACCAGATCTATGTGGACGGCCCCGTCGACCCGGCCGAGCTGCCGGCCCTCGCCGACGCGGCGCTCGCCCCGTTGCCGCACCGCCGTATCACCGTGCTCGACGACGAGTTGGGGCGGGCCTGCGTCCCGGTGCTGGAGGCGGCCGGCTACACGCATGAGCAGGAGCTGGTCATGGCCCGTCCCGGCGTGGTCGCCGAGCCCGGGCTGCCGCTGGCGGAGACGGTGTCCCTCGGCGAGCTGCGGCCGGCCGTGGCCCGGCAGACCCGGGCCTGGCTGCCCAAGGCCGAACAGTCCATGATCGACCACCTGGTCGAGCGCCGCACCGCCCGGCTGCGCGGCGCCGACGAGGTCCGCTTCCTGGCCGTCCGCGACGACGAGCACGCGGTGGCGGCCTCGGCCGACGTCTACCTGGACCGGAACCAGGGGATCGGCCAGATCGAGGAGGTCGTCACCGTCGAGGACCGCACCCATCGCGGCTACGCGGGCACGCTGCTGCGCACCGCCCTGCACCTGGCCGCCGACTGCCCGCTGTTCTTCCTGGTCGCCGACGCCGAGGACTGGCCCCGCCACTGGTACGCCCGGCTGGGCTTCCGGGAGTTGGGGCTCACCCACAGCTTCAGCGCCACCCTCGACTGAGCCCGGTCCCGGCCACCACTGGGTCAGGGGACGACCTGGATCTTCCTCCCCTTCCCGGCCCGGAACTGCTGGAGCGCCGCGGCGTAGTCGTCCAGCGGGACCCGGTCGCTGATGAACACCTCCGGGTCCAGCACCCCGGTGGCGAAGAGGTCCGCGGCGCGTTCGAAGCTGTGCAGGACCGCCATGGAGCCGGTGATGGTGATCTCCTGGTTGTAGATCCGGTAGGGCTCGATGGTGGCGCGCGCGGCGTAGTCGGCCACGCCGAACTGGAGGTAGGTGCCGCCCTTGCCCACCCGGCCCAGTGCGTCCTGGATCGCCTCCTGGTTCCCGGTGGCGTCGATGACGACGTCCCAGCCCCGCGGGCGCAGGATCTCGTCGGCGGAGGTGGCGGCGCTGGTGCAGCCCAGGGAGCGGGCGGTGGCCAGCCGCTCGCTGTTGATGTCGACCA encodes:
- a CDS encoding GNAT family N-acetyltransferase, which gives rise to MSTTTDLRRTADFRTSFARRQAALLTGFPGGFVVQDPEFAGSHEHNQIYVDGPVDPAELPALADAALAPLPHRRITVLDDELGRACVPVLEAAGYTHEQELVMARPGVVAEPGLPLAETVSLGELRPAVARQTRAWLPKAEQSMIDHLVERRTARLRGADEVRFLAVRDDEHAVAASADVYLDRNQGIGQIEEVVTVEDRTHRGYAGTLLRTALHLAADCPLFFLVADAEDWPRHWYARLGFRELGLTHSFSATLD